One window of Streptomyces sp. NBC_00273 genomic DNA carries:
- a CDS encoding phosphatidylinositol-specific phospholipase C produces the protein MSPTRRDVLKWAAGAGGLAAATTLGLPSTATAASWSARSWMGQLSNSLPVTGLTIPGTHNTCANSGWPAAKCQDWDLGTQLGNGIRFLDIRLNGLQGSANEMGLYHAAFFMNKRFADVLNDCDYFLRNNPKEVIIMRVKNENSGGQALDAEEFRRRFNWHLDDPSMHFRPRFFTGDSWPTLGQARGKIVLLTDFDHTWTVLKWDTHCIIQDDYNVSDDEKRKAIVRCFDAAWSDRTTSKMFINFTSTAKGPVPEPSIGAQKIFPSVYAYLEPRKTQRARFGIVPMDFPNYRPDIMKLLIDKNFV, from the coding sequence ATGAGTCCTACCCGCCGTGACGTCCTGAAGTGGGCGGCCGGAGCCGGTGGCCTGGCCGCTGCCACCACGCTCGGCCTCCCGAGTACGGCAACTGCCGCAAGCTGGTCCGCCCGGTCCTGGATGGGACAACTCTCCAACAGCCTGCCCGTCACGGGGCTGACGATCCCCGGAACCCACAATACCTGCGCCAACAGTGGCTGGCCCGCCGCCAAATGCCAGGACTGGGACCTGGGGACACAGCTCGGCAACGGCATCCGCTTTCTCGACATCCGTTTGAACGGGTTGCAGGGCTCCGCGAACGAGATGGGCCTCTATCACGCCGCCTTTTTCATGAACAAGCGGTTCGCGGACGTCCTCAACGACTGCGACTACTTCCTGCGGAACAACCCGAAGGAAGTGATCATCATGCGGGTCAAGAACGAGAACTCGGGGGGCCAGGCGCTTGACGCGGAGGAGTTCAGGCGCCGCTTCAACTGGCACTTGGACGATCCGTCGATGCATTTCCGTCCGCGTTTCTTTACCGGCGACAGTTGGCCCACCCTGGGCCAAGCCCGCGGCAAGATCGTGCTCCTCACCGACTTCGACCACACCTGGACCGTCCTCAAGTGGGACACCCACTGCATCATCCAGGACGACTACAACGTCTCGGACGACGAGAAGAGGAAGGCGATCGTCCGCTGCTTCGACGCGGCGTGGTCCGACCGCACCACTTCCAAGATGTTCATCAACTTCACCAGCACCGCCAAGGGGCCCGTCCCCGAACCTTCCATCGGGGCCCAGAAGATCTTCCCGAGTGTCTACGCGTACCTGGAGCCCAGGAAGACCCAGCGAGCCCGCTTCGGCATCGTGCCCATGGACTTCCCCAACTACCGCCCCGACATCATGAAGCTCTTGATCGACAAGAACTTCGTATAA
- a CDS encoding helix-turn-helix transcriptional regulator: protein MCHALLGGVPWPNHRSAAGRRGGGAAGIPELDSAAVLLYRWTVVHESLTPADLPRAAAETGIGEHESRQALDSLLDACLLQELPAAPGDPGMRWQPVSPQAAASQLLSDRDSALRAQEESLRTQRRQIQEQHDGLAALMPVYLQARQHAFPQGTIDHLPDKFAVRTLLTDVIDSCRSEVLVSKHGGSFPAAALREALPRDLALLARGIRMRSLYQHATRFGQPTHTHAEHLVAAGAQFRTLSEVLPQMIIVDRALALLPARSSGALIIREPDLLAYLLDVFERDWAQATPYATGPQAAHGVSQTMKQTILVMLAKGLKDDTIARRLGISLRTCRRHVSELLETLGAHSRFEAGVIAERQGLLTHHPAPPPAPVPPPAIEAPVAAPLNTRVDAAHPAPDTARSGPAAECLACSQALPARPPGQPTGRPARYCSPKCRSRAYRARRPSGDATKRAGA from the coding sequence GTGTGCCATGCACTTTTAGGAGGGGTTCCATGGCCGAATCACCGGTCGGCGGCGGGGCGGCGGGGCGGCGGGGCGGCGGGCATACCCGAACTGGACAGCGCCGCGGTCCTGCTCTACCGCTGGACCGTCGTCCACGAAAGCCTCACCCCCGCGGACCTGCCCCGGGCAGCGGCCGAGACCGGAATCGGCGAGCACGAGAGCCGGCAGGCGCTGGACTCCCTCCTCGACGCCTGCCTCCTCCAGGAACTCCCCGCCGCGCCCGGGGATCCCGGTATGCGCTGGCAGCCGGTGAGCCCGCAGGCTGCCGCGAGCCAACTGCTCTCCGACCGTGACTCCGCCCTCCGCGCCCAGGAGGAGTCCCTGCGCACCCAGCGCCGGCAGATCCAGGAGCAGCACGACGGGCTCGCGGCCCTCATGCCTGTCTACCTCCAGGCCCGCCAGCACGCCTTCCCCCAGGGCACCATCGACCACCTGCCCGACAAGTTCGCCGTCCGCACGCTGCTCACCGACGTCATCGACTCCTGCCGCAGCGAGGTCCTGGTCTCCAAGCACGGCGGCTCCTTCCCCGCGGCCGCCCTGCGCGAGGCACTCCCGCGCGACCTGGCCCTACTCGCCCGCGGCATCCGCATGCGCAGCCTCTACCAGCACGCCACCCGCTTCGGCCAGCCCACCCACACCCACGCCGAACATCTCGTCGCCGCCGGCGCCCAGTTCCGCACCCTGTCCGAAGTCCTCCCCCAGATGATCATCGTGGACCGGGCCCTGGCCCTGCTCCCCGCCCGGTCCAGCGGCGCCCTGATCATCCGCGAACCCGACCTCCTCGCGTACCTCCTGGACGTCTTCGAACGGGACTGGGCCCAGGCCACGCCCTACGCGACGGGCCCCCAAGCCGCGCACGGCGTCTCCCAGACCATGAAGCAGACCATCCTCGTCATGCTCGCCAAGGGCCTGAAGGACGACACCATCGCCCGCCGCCTCGGCATCTCGCTGCGCACCTGCCGGCGACACGTCTCCGAACTCCTCGAGACCCTCGGCGCACACAGCCGTTTCGAAGCGGGCGTCATCGCCGAACGCCAGGGCCTCCTCACCCACCACCCGGCGCCCCCGCCCGCGCCCGTACCCCCGCCCGCAATCGAGGCCCCGGTGGCAGCCCCGCTGAACACCCGGGTGGACGCCGCCCACCCGGCCCCGGACACCGCCCGGTCTGGCCCGGCGGCCGAGTGCCTGGCCTGCAGCCAAGCCCTGCCGGCACGGCCCCCAGGGCAGCCAACCGGACGACCGGCCCGCTACTGCTCCCCCAAGTGCCGCTCCCGCGCGTACCGTGCGCGAAGGCCCTCTGGAGACGCAACGAAACGGGCCGGCGCCTGA
- a CDS encoding IS5 family transposase (programmed frameshift) yields MGRGDLTNEEWLRLKQLLPKCGQWGGRWESHRRVIIGILFRQRTGVPWRGLPARFGKWKTVYERHRRWSADGMWDRIFKAVLADADGTGCIDWSMVSVDSTSCRAHQNAAGAHKKLPRVPGRQTPRQHRPDEGLGRSRGGLTCKIHLLGEGGCRPLAFLITPGQWGDAPQLVPVMERVRVARPDGGRPRTRPDHLGGDKAYSSRRNRRYLRRRQIKHTIPEPKNQRANRQRRGSRGGRPTGFDTTIYKRRNEVERTINALKNSRAVATRYDKRAYIFHGSVTVAAIRLWLRSLSE; encoded by the exons ATGGGGCGGGGAGATCTCACGAATGAGGAATGGTTGCGGCTGAAGCAGCTTCTGCCGAAGTGCGGGCAGTGGGGCGGGCGTTGGGAGAGTCATCGCAGGGTGATCATCGGGATTCTCTTCCGACAGCGCACCGGGGTGCCGTGGCGGGGTCTGCCTGCGCGTTTCGGCAAGTGGAAGACCGTGTACGAGCGGCACAGGCGCTGGTCTGCGGACGGCATGTGGGACAGGATCTTCAAGGCCGTCCTGGCCGACGCGGACG GCACGGGCTGCATCGACTGGTCGATGGTGAGCGTGGATTCAACGTCCTGCCGCGCTCACCAGAACGCCGCCGGAGCACACAAGAAGCTACCCCGGGTTCCGGGAAGACAGACGCCCCGGCAGCACCGCCCCGATGAGGGGCTCGGACGCTCCCGGGGCGGGCTGACCTGCAAGATTCATCTGCTTGGTGAGGGGGGTTGCCGGCCTCTCGCCTTCCTCATCACGCCAGGTCAGTGGGGCGACGCACCGCAGCTCGTTCCCGTGATGGAGCGTGTCCGTGTCGCCCGCCCGGACGGTGGGCGCCCCCGGACCCGGCCCGATCATCTCGGCGGTGACAAGGCGTATTCATCCCGGCGGAACCGCCGCTACCTGCGCCGACGCCAGATCAAGCACACCATCCCCGAACCGAAGAACCAGCGGGCCAACCGCCAGCGCCGCGGCAGCAGGGGCGGCCGGCCCACCGGCTTCGACACGACGATCTACAAGCGCAGGAACGAAGTGGAACGCACCATCAACGCGCTCAAGAACTCCCGGGCGGTCGCGACGAGATACGACAAGAGGGCCTACATCTTTCACGGCAGCGTCACCGTCGCAGCCATTCGGCTCTGGCTCCGGTCCCTATCGGAGTGA
- a CDS encoding DUF6506 family protein: MALTHWGFIYTADGSAAGGDVSVVDTGTCRSVFVGVEKPEEGIEAARRLVGEGVQLIELCGGFGPVWAGRVIEAINGAVPVGTVGYGPEAVDQVHAIFS; this comes from the coding sequence ATGGCGCTCACTCACTGGGGTTTCATCTACACGGCGGACGGCAGCGCGGCAGGTGGCGATGTCAGCGTCGTGGACACGGGTACGTGCCGCAGTGTGTTCGTCGGGGTGGAGAAGCCCGAGGAGGGCATCGAGGCCGCGCGGCGTCTGGTGGGCGAGGGCGTGCAGCTGATTGAACTGTGCGGGGGATTCGGGCCGGTATGGGCCGGGCGTGTGATCGAGGCGATCAACGGCGCAGTCCCCGTGGGCACGGTTGGCTACGGACCCGAAGCGGTCGATCAGGTGCACGCGATTTTCTCGTGA
- a CDS encoding IS5 family transposase (programmed frameshift), translating to MVRRHELTDVEWEALSGLLPRSSSGRPRLDDRRVLNGIVWKLRTGSAWRDVPARYGPWRTLYTRFRRWALDGTFTRMLAAVQAEKDATGDIDWLVSVDSTVTRAHQHAAGARKKGQGQGDEICDHALGRSRGGLTTKIHLACDGRGRPLGFVLTGGNAADCTRFEEVMDTIKVRRAGPGRPRTRPDHVLGDKGYSSRKIRAYLRKRGIGHTIPERRDQRANRSRRGRDGGRPPAFDKQLYKKRNVVERCFNRLKQYRAIATRYDKTRESYQAAVTIASLFLWLRPL from the exons ATGGTGCGTCGTCATGAGCTGACGGATGTGGAGTGGGAAGCGCTGTCCGGGCTGTTGCCGCGGTCGTCCTCGGGGCGGCCGAGGTTGGACGACCGGCGGGTCCTGAACGGGATCGTGTGGAAGCTGCGGACGGGGTCGGCGTGGCGTGATGTGCCGGCACGGTACGGGCCCTGGAGGACTCTGTACACCCGTTTTCGCAGGTGGGCGCTGGACGGGACGTTCACGCGGATGCTGGCCGCGGTCCAGGCGGAGAAGGACGCGACCGGTGACATCGACTGGCTGGTGTCGGTCGACTCCACGGTCACGCGGGCCCATCAGCATGCTGCGGGCGCCCGCAAAAAGGGGCAGG GGCAGGGGGACGAAATATGTGATCACGCCCTCGGACGATCCCGAGGCGGACTGACCACGAAAATCCACCTGGCCTGCGACGGCCGCGGCCGGCCGCTCGGCTTCGTCCTCACCGGCGGCAACGCCGCCGACTGCACCCGCTTCGAAGAGGTCATGGACACCATCAAGGTCCGCCGGGCCGGGCCCGGGCGGCCCCGAACCCGCCCGGACCACGTCCTGGGCGACAAGGGCTACAGCTCCCGCAAGATACGCGCCTACCTGCGTAAACGCGGGATCGGCCACACCATCCCCGAACGCCGGGACCAGCGGGCCAACCGATCCCGCCGCGGCCGCGACGGAGGCAGACCACCTGCCTTCGACAAACAGCTCTACAAGAAACGCAACGTCGTCGAACGCTGCTTCAACCGCCTCAAGCAGTACCGCGCGATCGCCACTCGCTATGACAAAACCCGCGAGTCCTACCAGGCAGCCGTCACCATCGCGTCCCTGTTCCTCTGGCTCAGACCCCTTTGA
- a CDS encoding IS701 family transposase, which produces MGGELADARLWAGELKALHERFVHRFSRSEPRESALAYMQGLIAPLERKNGWTLAEEAGHAGPDRIHRLLNRIDWDADEVLDDVRVYVVEHLGDPEAVLIVDDTGFLKKGVRSAGVQRQYSGTAGRTENSQIGVFLAYASGRGRTLIDRRLYLPTSWTDDRERCRAAGIDDAIAFETKVVMAKAMVRRAIAEKIPFRWVTADAAYGFSKGWRTELERADVFHVMATTRHDTVVSRWALDHPVHDLFPGLPRQKWKRRSCGDGAHGPRTYDWARVEVRPWHRKDRKHWVIARRSIRRPEEISYYIAYCPAETTLDDLIRVAGSRWAVEECFQSAKQECGLDDYQVRRYDGWHRHMTLAMAAHACLTVLKARKADTGKAETDPPSSYPSPSPNSDA; this is translated from the coding sequence ATGGGTGGGGAACTTGCTGATGCCCGGTTGTGGGCTGGTGAACTGAAGGCTTTGCATGAGCGGTTTGTGCACCGTTTCTCCAGGTCAGAGCCGCGGGAGTCGGCTCTTGCCTATATGCAGGGGCTGATAGCTCCGTTGGAGCGGAAAAACGGTTGGACGCTCGCGGAGGAAGCGGGGCATGCGGGTCCAGATCGAATCCACCGGTTACTGAACCGGATCGACTGGGACGCGGACGAGGTCCTGGACGACGTGCGGGTCTACGTCGTCGAGCACCTCGGCGATCCGGAGGCGGTGCTGATCGTGGACGACACCGGGTTCCTAAAGAAGGGTGTCCGCTCGGCCGGGGTCCAGCGCCAGTACTCCGGAACCGCCGGTCGGACGGAGAACTCCCAGATCGGGGTATTCCTCGCCTATGCCAGCGGCCGGGGCCGCACGTTGATCGACCGGCGTCTGTATCTGCCCACGTCATGGACGGACGATCGGGAACGGTGCCGGGCCGCCGGCATCGATGACGCCATCGCCTTCGAGACGAAGGTGGTGATGGCCAAGGCCATGGTCCGCCGGGCGATCGCCGAGAAGATCCCGTTCCGCTGGGTGACCGCGGACGCCGCCTACGGCTTCTCCAAAGGCTGGCGCACCGAGCTCGAGCGGGCGGATGTCTTCCACGTCATGGCCACCACCCGGCATGACACCGTCGTTTCCCGCTGGGCCCTGGACCATCCCGTCCACGACCTGTTTCCCGGGCTGCCCCGGCAGAAATGGAAACGCCGTTCCTGCGGCGACGGCGCCCACGGCCCGAGGACCTACGACTGGGCCAGGGTGGAGGTCCGGCCCTGGCACCGCAAGGACCGCAAGCACTGGGTGATCGCCCGCCGAAGCATCCGCCGGCCCGAGGAGATCTCCTACTACATCGCCTACTGCCCAGCCGAAACCACACTCGACGACCTCATCCGTGTCGCGGGAAGCCGGTGGGCGGTCGAGGAATGCTTCCAGAGTGCGAAACAGGAGTGCGGCCTGGACGACTACCAGGTCCGCCGTTACGACGGCTGGCACCGCCACATGACCCTCGCGATGGCCGCCCACGCCTGCCTCACCGTCCTGAAGGCCCGCAAGGCTGACACAGGGAAAGCAGAAACGGATCCTCCCAGCTCATACCCCTCACCCTCCCCGAACTCCGACGCCTGA
- a CDS encoding lamin tail domain-containing protein, translated as MSSASSSVHRIAATVLAAGVIVSAAALPAAAHDGDRHQQRHPRVEISRVQADSPGRDDRSNRSLNNEWVEITNTTRDTINLRGWTLRDSDGNRYRFDNVRIAGRATFRIHTGNGRDTRTDLFQDRRDYVWDNGSDTATLRDDRGRTVDTESWGRRR; from the coding sequence ATGTCTTCTGCTTCTTCCTCCGTCCACCGTATCGCCGCCACCGTCCTGGCGGCCGGCGTGATCGTCTCCGCCGCGGCGCTGCCGGCGGCCGCGCACGACGGGGACCGCCACCAGCAGCGGCACCCGCGGGTGGAGATCAGCCGGGTCCAGGCCGACAGCCCCGGACGTGACGACCGCTCGAACCGCTCCCTGAACAACGAGTGGGTGGAGATCACCAACACCACCCGCGACACCATCAACCTCCGCGGCTGGACCCTGCGTGACAGCGACGGCAACCGCTACCGCTTCGACAACGTCCGCATCGCCGGCCGTGCCACGTTCCGTATCCACACCGGGAACGGCCGTGACACCCGTACCGACCTCTTCCAGGACCGCCGCGACTACGTCTGGGACAACGGCTCCGACACCGCGACGCTGCGCGACGACCGCGGTCGCACCGTCGACACCGAGTCCTGGGGCCGCCGCCGCTAG
- a CDS encoding DUF4394 domain-containing protein — protein MDAALDAGFDIYYNAKTGTNKGFATLGTGSSYSLYEISILNGKATNRGTFPSRQRVTDIALPLNQER, from the coding sequence GTGGACGCCGCCCTGGACGCGGGCTTCGACATCTACTACAACGCCAAGACCGGCACGAACAAGGGCTTCGCCACCCTCGGCACGGGCAGCTCCTACAGCCTGTATGAGATCAGCATCCTCAACGGCAAGGCCACCAACCGGGGCACGTTCCCGAGTCGGCAGCGGGTCACCGACATCGCTCTGCCCCTGAACCAGGAGCGCTAG
- a CDS encoding IS5 family transposase (programmed frameshift) has translation MSVRLVITDAMWDRIEPLMPADPARGRRWADHRRTLEAIAWKYRTCSPWRDLPHELGAFQTAHKRLMRWAVDGTWQRIFAAVLAQADASDEVGWAVSVDSTVCRAHQHAAGARKRGPLDTAEPADHALGRSRGGLSTKVHVAADAQARPLAVHVTAGQAGDAPAFEAVMARIRVPRTGLGRPRTRPDVVLADRAYSSRAIRRHLRRRGIRAVIPQPSDQIGHRLRRGRAGGRPPGFDAQAYKQRNTVERCISRLKQWRGLAMRTDKLAIAYEGALHLAAILIWTRV, from the exons GTGTCCGTGCGATTAGTGATCACTGATGCAATGTGGGACCGGATCGAGCCGCTGATGCCAGCCGATCCGGCCCGTGGACGGCGGTGGGCCGACCACCGCCGAACTCTGGAGGCTATCGCCTGGAAGTACCGCACGTGCTCCCCCTGGCGGGACCTGCCCCACGAGCTCGGTGCGTTCCAGACCGCTCACAAGCGCCTGATGAGGTGGGCCGTCGACGGCACCTGGCAACGAATCTTCGCTGCCGTCCTCGCCCAAGCGGACGCTTCTGACGAGGTGGGATGGGCCGTGTCGGTGGACTCCACTGTCTGCCGAGCTCACCAGCACGCGGCTGGGGCCAGGAAAAGGGGGC CGCTCGACACGGCTGAACCCGCCGATCACGCACTCGGACGTTCCCGAGGCGGCCTGAGCACGAAAGTTCATGTCGCCGCTGACGCTCAGGCACGGCCCCTCGCCGTCCATGTCACCGCGGGCCAGGCCGGGGACGCGCCTGCCTTCGAGGCGGTCATGGCCCGCATCAGGGTCCCGCGCACCGGGCTGGGCAGGCCACGAACCCGGCCCGACGTCGTCCTCGCAGACCGGGCCTACTCGTCCCGGGCTATCCGCCGGCATCTTCGTCGCCGAGGCATCCGGGCCGTCATCCCGCAGCCCTCTGACCAGATCGGACACCGCCTCCGGCGAGGCCGGGCCGGCGGTCGTCCGCCCGGCTTCGACGCGCAGGCATACAAGCAACGGAACACCGTCGAGCGGTGCATCAGCCGTCTCAAGCAGTGGCGCGGCCTGGCCATGCGAACGGACAAGCTCGCCATCGCCTACGAGGGCGCACTCCACCTCGCAGCCATCTTGATCTGGACGCGGGTCTAG
- a CDS encoding class I SAM-dependent methyltransferase, with translation MTRPDHPASAAVSDDALFGPEAADYARHRPGLPDAAVHLLASTQHGVPAPVLLDLGTGTGQVPRALLPVLHRMVHIDLVDVNRSMLEAARAILEPVRGACTVDVFTGAAHDFAPAAPGRAPTLITCCRSFHWMARPEVLSMANRVAAPRAVVAIMGDGSLWTHGADWTADLRELIQSYLGEDRRAGTGGTYAGPGRSYEDDLADSAFSEVTEHSFPVSRAWAPEDVIGYLRTTSFARPALFSGRYHEFEAAALQLLQDHASGGVLKENAVFTVLLARRPDGDA, from the coding sequence ATGACCCGCCCCGATCACCCGGCCTCTGCGGCGGTCTCAGACGATGCCCTGTTCGGGCCCGAGGCCGCAGACTACGCCCGCCACCGTCCCGGCCTTCCGGACGCCGCGGTCCACCTCCTGGCCTCCACCCAGCACGGTGTGCCCGCCCCCGTCCTCCTGGACCTGGGGACCGGCACCGGCCAGGTGCCCCGCGCGCTGCTGCCAGTCCTGCACCGCATGGTGCATATCGACCTGGTCGACGTGAACCGGTCGATGCTGGAGGCGGCCCGCGCCATCCTCGAACCGGTCCGCGGAGCGTGCACGGTCGACGTCTTCACCGGCGCCGCCCACGACTTCGCCCCCGCAGCGCCCGGCCGGGCGCCCACCCTGATCACCTGCTGTCGGTCCTTCCACTGGATGGCCCGCCCGGAGGTCCTGTCCATGGCCAACCGGGTGGCCGCGCCGCGCGCCGTCGTGGCGATCATGGGCGACGGCAGTCTCTGGACCCATGGGGCCGACTGGACGGCCGACCTTCGGGAGCTGATCCAGAGCTACCTCGGCGAAGACCGGCGCGCGGGCACCGGTGGCACGTACGCCGGGCCGGGCCGCTCCTACGAGGACGACCTGGCCGACTCGGCGTTCAGCGAGGTGACCGAGCACAGCTTCCCCGTCTCCCGCGCCTGGGCGCCCGAGGACGTGATCGGCTACCTGCGCACCACCAGCTTCGCTCGCCCCGCCCTGTTCTCCGGCCGCTATCACGAGTTCGAGGCCGCTGCTCTCCAGCTGCTCCAGGACCATGCCAGCGGCGGCGTCCTGAAGGAGAACGCGGTGTTCACGGTGCTGCTCGCGCGTCGCCCCGACGGTGACGCGTGA
- the fxlM gene encoding methyltransferase, FxLD system yields MTYTARDEWEQHYGEGKGWRRLGEREQQLLAEHAPVPEGAGRALDVGCGTGELAAHLARVGYTVDAVDLAGNAIARAREEHAGIEGVRWLQLDIERDDPAPLHEEGYDLITLRLVYPFVRDRGRIVHGLGERLRDGGALVVITPVVENTPEERRGIALDEDEITLLGAGWKTVERLDADGLAFLLLRGPCHVDTRAVEKRPTTGHGLTGALAVITDDAGRVLLGRSRRGMLELPGGKTTGREDFAAAAVRELAEETGLVADPADAHVVTMLVDDSHGVPRLTAVVRITAWTGTLANPEPDKFDRWEFFDLHALACVGDVFAPAALALDAVWPGVLPGVPPATSYPIAADQPRVPGEPAEAARLRAAMTQMVIGGGWAPSAPVQEALRTVPRHRFAPEANLLAAYDGGDRAVITRYDEAGTAISSVSAAWLQADMIEHLSLEPGAVVFEAGSGGYNAELIAHVTGPDGRIVTVDIDPWVVRRTRRFLTEAGSGRVTAVEADAALGAPGHLVPRGGFDAGMITYNCWDIAPAWREQLSEGGRLVLPLEIGGYTRAVTFERSGQVLHARHFTYCGFVRDQGQQARTIPALSFLDGGLTLRFEHGTAADTTGLEEALRGPRHEIPTGVTMGANAHFGSLQLYAATTLSGFCRLAAHQEPDGAVTGIAKDHDAPAITGEASLAYLIHIQTKNGDSPQGKAWEWVVHAFGEQGPALAERLAATVRAWDRHIRADEKHQHADPVLTVHPASTPDDELPSGDVMNKEHCRLVFRWPGRNVVLPGPVERPEAEVVAEGV; encoded by the coding sequence TTGACGTACACAGCCCGCGACGAGTGGGAGCAGCACTACGGCGAGGGGAAGGGGTGGCGCCGGCTCGGTGAGCGCGAACAGCAACTCCTTGCCGAGCACGCCCCGGTCCCTGAGGGTGCGGGCCGGGCCCTGGATGTGGGCTGCGGGACCGGGGAGCTGGCCGCCCACCTGGCAAGGGTGGGCTACACCGTGGACGCCGTCGACCTCGCGGGCAACGCGATCGCCCGGGCCCGCGAGGAGCACGCCGGCATCGAGGGCGTGCGATGGCTGCAGCTGGACATCGAGCGCGACGACCCGGCCCCGCTGCACGAGGAGGGGTACGACCTGATCACGCTGCGGCTGGTGTACCCGTTCGTGAGGGATCGCGGCCGGATCGTTCACGGGCTGGGCGAGCGGCTGCGCGACGGCGGCGCGCTCGTCGTCATCACCCCGGTCGTCGAGAACACGCCGGAGGAGCGGCGCGGGATCGCCCTGGACGAGGACGAGATCACGCTGCTCGGTGCCGGCTGGAAGACGGTGGAGCGGCTGGACGCGGATGGTCTGGCCTTCTTGCTCCTTCGCGGACCGTGCCACGTCGACACCCGGGCTGTCGAGAAGCGGCCAACCACCGGTCACGGCCTGACCGGTGCGCTCGCCGTGATCACCGACGACGCCGGCCGGGTCCTGTTGGGCCGCTCCCGGCGCGGCATGCTTGAGCTGCCCGGCGGCAAGACCACCGGCCGCGAGGACTTCGCCGCCGCTGCGGTGCGCGAACTCGCTGAGGAAACCGGGCTGGTCGCCGATCCGGCCGACGCGCACGTGGTGACGATGCTGGTCGACGACAGCCACGGGGTCCCGCGGCTCACGGCCGTCGTCCGCATCACCGCCTGGACGGGCACTCTGGCCAACCCGGAGCCGGATAAGTTCGACCGCTGGGAGTTCTTCGACCTCCACGCCCTCGCCTGCGTCGGGGACGTGTTCGCCCCAGCCGCTCTCGCGCTCGATGCCGTGTGGCCCGGCGTCCTTCCCGGCGTGCCTCCGGCGACCTCCTACCCCATCGCCGCCGACCAGCCACGCGTGCCGGGGGAACCGGCGGAGGCTGCCAGGCTGCGCGCGGCAATGACCCAGATGGTCATCGGCGGCGGCTGGGCCCCCTCCGCGCCGGTGCAGGAGGCGCTGCGGACCGTGCCCCGGCATCGCTTCGCCCCAGAGGCGAACCTCCTGGCCGCGTACGACGGCGGCGACCGGGCCGTCATCACCCGCTACGACGAGGCCGGGACGGCGATCAGCTCGGTGTCCGCGGCCTGGCTCCAGGCCGACATGATCGAGCACCTGAGCCTGGAGCCGGGCGCGGTCGTGTTCGAGGCAGGATCCGGCGGCTACAACGCCGAGCTGATCGCCCACGTCACCGGACCCGACGGACGCATCGTCACCGTCGACATCGACCCATGGGTCGTGCGCCGCACCCGCCGGTTCCTCACGGAGGCTGGCAGCGGCCGCGTCACCGCCGTCGAAGCCGACGCCGCCCTCGGCGCACCCGGGCACCTCGTGCCGCGCGGCGGCTTCGACGCTGGCATGATCACCTACAACTGCTGGGACATCGCCCCGGCCTGGCGGGAGCAGCTGTCCGAGGGCGGCCGCCTGGTCCTGCCGCTGGAAATCGGCGGCTACACCCGAGCGGTTACCTTCGAACGGAGCGGCCAGGTGCTGCACGCTCGCCACTTCACGTACTGCGGTTTCGTCCGCGACCAAGGGCAACAAGCCCGCACCATCCCGGCCCTCTCCTTCCTCGACGGCGGGCTGACGCTTCGCTTCGAGCACGGCACCGCCGCCGATACGACGGGCTTGGAGGAGGCGCTGCGCGGGCCGCGGCACGAGATCCCCACCGGCGTGACCATGGGAGCGAACGCCCACTTCGGGTCCCTGCAGCTGTACGCGGCCACCACCCTGTCGGGCTTCTGCCGGCTGGCCGCCCACCAGGAACCGGATGGGGCCGTGACCGGTATCGCGAAGGACCACGACGCCCCCGCGATCACCGGCGAGGCCTCGCTCGCCTACCTGATCCACATCCAGACCAAGAACGGCGACAGCCCGCAGGGCAAGGCGTGGGAGTGGGTCGTCCACGCCTTCGGCGAGCAGGGTCCCGCGCTCGCGGAGCGGCTGGCGGCCACGGTCCGGGCCTGGGACCGCCACATCCGCGCCGACGAGAAGCACCAGCACGCCGATCCCGTCCTGACGGTCCACCCGGCCAGCACGCCCGACGATGAGCTGCCCTCCGGTGATGTCATGAACAAGGAGCACTGCCGTCTGGTGTTCCGGTGGCCGGGGCGTAACGTGGTGCTGCCCGGGCCCGTTGAGCGGCCCGAGGCCGAGGTCGTAGCGGAGGGGGTGTGA